One segment of Labrus mixtus chromosome 10, fLabMix1.1, whole genome shotgun sequence DNA contains the following:
- the si:dkey-201i24.3 gene encoding trichohyalin yields the protein MRIGSWCPRATEEKIRDDITALRALIVSQGPSEGHNNYSMAELTQNLQIVKNQSWEKRRDESKKIKGKAQSCQTIDSKWHSSDHFRESTDTVKYLQDQLKQEMKAHIREGKGNKEKVQERVTRIQHLRESIREEKLKSLAHTETSDLCQHSHLEYNKAQERRRQLKEHHGRLIQEELEKMERDLAQEQLPAEDPQRELLVLTRERQVLVLQGEALRAEAQQAERDLQTENDRHQTELHCLREESLQVFRVFHQVSEEQRKMSEGRYRDVLLEAVQDAVYLSAQNQQLQADNKQLRKAMAALKDTLAVRGDPTAELATQQQ from the exons ATGAGGATTGGTTCCTGGTGTCCAAGGGCAACTGAGGAAAAGATCAGAGATGACATCACGGCGCTGAGAGCTTTGATTGTGTCACAGGGGCCAAGTGAAGGTCACAATAACTACAGCATGGCAGAGCTGACCCAAAACCTGCAG ATTGTGAAAAACCAGTCATGGGAGAAGCGGAGGGATGAGTCAAAGAAGATAAAAGGCAAAGCACAG AGTTGTCAGACAATAGACAGCAAATGGCACAGCAGTGATCATTTTAGAGAGAGTACAGACACAGTGAAATATTTACAAGACCAGCTGAAACAAGAAATGAAGGCGCATATCAGAG AGGGTAAAGGTAATAAAGAGAAGGTCCAGGAGAGAGTCACAAGAATCCAGCATCTGAGGGAGTCTATCAGGGAGGAGAAACTAAAGAGCCTGGCTCATACAGAGACATCTGACCTCTGTCAACAC TCTCATTTAGAGTACAACAAAGCGCAGGAGCGGAGGAGGCAACTTAAGGAGCACCATGGGAGATTAATTCAGGAGGAGTTggagaagatggagagagactTGGCACAGGAGCAGCTACCA GCAGAGGACCCCCAGAGAGAGCTGTTGGTGCTGACCAGAGAGCGGCAGGTCCTGGTGCTGCAGGGAGAGGCCCTGCGGGCAGAGGCCCAGCAGGCTGAGAGAGACCTGCAGACTGAAAATGACAGACACCAAACAGAGCTGCATTGTCTAAGAGAGGAGAGTCTGCAG GTGTTCAGAGTGTTTCACCAGGTCAGTGAAGAGCAGAGGAAGATGTCAGAGGGCAGATACAGAGACGTGCTGCTGGAGGCGGTGCAGGATGCAGTCTACCTGTCGGCTCAGAACCAGCAGCTGCAGGCGGACAACAAACAACTCCGTAAAG caATGGCAGCGCTGAAGGATACTCTAGCTGTAAGAGGAGATCCTACGGCAGAACTGGCAACCcaacaacaatga
- the slc35a4 gene encoding probable UDP-sugar transporter protein SLC35A4, with the protein MMIVIPNVASSSPSRTRRHWVKRMQWGALFGLMILIYGSHAPLISLTKVDGQIPFNPSSCVVMIEFTKLLISLATLVLTGGTSALQAPLCLVRVAPYMVPALLYALNNNLVVLMQAFMDPSSYQVLSNLKIASTALLYSLCLGKRLRLVQWVALGLLMAAGVCHTYSSLDLGNPASAEAEEGPRLHVTAWGLFLVLVYCFVSGLAAVYTERVLKSQKLPLSLQNLYLYVFGVAINGLSSFSVVAHEKSFLEGYSGVVWLIIAGQAANGLLMSVVLKHGSGITRLFVISCSMLVNALLSWGILGLQLTPFFLLPVSMIGLAAYLYYR; encoded by the coding sequence ATGATGATTGTGATCCCAAACGTGGCGTCCAGTTCCCCTTCGAGGACTAGGAGGCATTGGGTGAAAAGGATGCAATGGGGGGCCCTCTTTGGGCTGATGATCCTCATCTATGGCTCTCATGCCCCCCTCATCAGCCTCACCAAGGTAGACGGTCAAATCCCTTTCAATCCTTCATCGTGTGTTGTCATGATTGAGTTCACCAAACTACTAATTTCTCTGGCGACTCTTGTTCTTACTGGGGGCACTTCTGCCTTACAGGCTCCTCTCTGTCTAGTTCGTGTGGCCCCCTACATGGTCCCTGCCTTACTCTATGCCCTTAACAACAACCTGGTAGTCCTCATGCAGGCTTTCATGGACCCAAGCTCATACCAGGTCCTGTCAAACCTGAAAATTGCCTCCACGGCCCTGCTGTACTCCCTCTGCCTGGGCAAAAGGCTCCGGCTCGTCCAGTGGGTCGCTCTGGGGCTCCTTATGGCTGCTGGGGTGTGTCACACCTACAGCAGTCTGGATCTAGGAAACCCTGCTAGTGCTGAAGCTGAGGAAGGTCCCAGGCTACACGTCACAGCTTGGGGTCTTTTCCTTGTACTGGTGTACTGCTTTGTTTCAGGCCTGGCAGCAGTTTACACAGAGAGGGTGCTGAAGAGTCAGAAGCTGCCCCTCAGCCTGCAGAATCTTTACCTCTATGTGTTTGGTGTGGCCATCAATGGGCTCTCCTCATTCTCCGTTGTGGCACATGAAAAGAGCTTTCTTGAGGGGTACTCTGGGGTGGTTTGGCTCATCATAGCAGGACAGGCAGCTAACGGACTCCTCATGTCGGTGGTGCTCAAACATGGCAGCGGGATCACCAGACTGTTTGTCATTTCCTGCTCCATGCTGGTAAATGCTCTGTTGTCCTGGGGCATCTTGGGGCTACAGCTTACgccttttttcctcctcccagTGTCTATGATTGGACTGGCAGCTTATCTTTATTACAGATAA
- the LOC132981834 gene encoding SLC35A4 upstream open reading frame protein: MADDKDPLKQLKDLTQLKTQLEEIQRRVENQVSVGIPQGSTVLGSPFLKGFLAGYVVAKLRSSVILGVLLGTITGLYAAQNYQVPNIERTVKDCMNNLKKGPK, from the exons ATGGCGGATGACAAG gaTCCTTTGAAACAGCTGAAAGATCTGACGCAGCTCAAAACCCAGTTGGAGGAAATCCAGAGACGAGTAGAAAACCAGGTGTCTGTGGGGATTCCTCAG gGTAGCACAGTTTTGGGATCTCCATTCCTGAAAGGCTTTCTGGCTGGCTATGTGGTGGCCAAGCTCCGATCCTCTGTCATCCTGGGAGTGCTGCTGGGAACAATCACTGGCCTGTATGCGGCGCAAAACTATCAAGTGCCTAACATTGAAAGGACCGTAAAAGATTGCATGAACAACTTGAAAAAAGGACCAAAATAA
- the hmgxb3 gene encoding HMG domain-containing protein 3 isoform X1 yields the protein MLALGLLKVMEKVEVIEVMKVTEEVESCYSQMEMTTLKKRKNKGQEDTSDKPKKPRTAYLLYYFDVHQIMQQEIPNLPQSEINKRISESWKRLSVAEKAYYLEKAKSEKEGIDTMSLSPSKDLPGFRKILPRASYFLLAKGCSSSQQPGGSQPEVNMDSLDSPLDGILPFTSISQEPQFTALGLTEEDEPSNHTIVADDIEEDTAVVTNPTAPQQIPSSSSSSISSKASVSQGAAGCGFGGAMVQQIQGESTQMVAFIPNQNMLDPKSLATVGSVGPMMMVSVGASIEKSAKPSYKMGVKTYTRRGRGRCLNPGCSFVYVTRHKPPTCPECGSHLGGKWIPAQAKKTQEKEAVSKLLPQKADGCNPTPQPAKMGNSDVSKKNNTGSKREGRVQRCSRKQHAVSAGEPLEGSSTKGQEQTNRELKDHIKGTVIQSQDRSDAAVQKRPVRPILPAYNTGRTLFQIITVPPDKGKLLSTNNNKSPTASRETFSGLKPNTLKQLGQTVPSTAAKQESSLPLDGGQSVSLLADKRVNILSVVPFKQHTISSFDLGLSTARGRGRCKNPTCDYMYKNRHKPAVCPKCGCELTQKNTKGKKCGTLLDPYQPLSPSQKDIQRQNTVQLLQRSLQIPENETELQETMNLIQELNSLQIVLVQPDNQELGSSVETETLVESGWPQFYESAATHCGLCSYPLFKGDQSSVAGQEVCWLLTETLFQTASLQLKVCLNVMCLVLHSFTDLHPGLFNIGNRLLVSIDLFLNIRASVKLGKPPPEAARTLLDHNPNHPVHTLSAEEFSQIQELLLSGYWAFECLTVRDYNDMICGVCGVAPKLEIAKRYTNNVLELKNVEFTWPEYSVSDEVHVDDFWLTMECEAIEQAAFPADIPITRVDASIIAPFIPPLMRSATVINTEKDKVKAPAQQPSGDPSALVRLIHDGHLSLDKIEDHSEDELRTMLDCCGASIAPSSSKNELLASLISLYTLVHSGLPTASQPPPHLTAGKLSKVCPHKVVCGSKYLVRGESARDHVDLLLSSRYWPPVYVSDCARQVALCADMQYPELATQMWGRNQGCFSDPFEKPEFVSCAELQEQSYSPDLSLVAENQNVHPITKSSCSWLVHPPGAAEETEKHHSMVLCRDLEPYISMVHELEKEKEEEEDGAESKEEKDMKENDYEEKTEECSSVSNEWQQPVVFNNTAYYYLYNRLVDFLTSRDIVSQQINHVVKACQPGEVVIRDALYRLGVAQINTEKEEDEGSGMDGQTQQAGTEICEGVLPE from the exons ATGTTGGCCCTAGGTCTTTTGAAAGTCATGGAGAAAGTGGAGGTGATTGAGGTCATGAAAGTGACCGAGGAAGTGGAGAGCTGCTACAGCCAAATGGAGATGACGAccctcaaaaaaagaaaaaacaaaggtcAAGAAGACACTTCTGACAAACCAAAAAAGCCCAG GACTGCATATCTGCTCTACTACTTTGATGTTCACCAAATTATGCAACAGGAAATACCAAATCTGCCACAGTCAGAGATCAACAAACGCATCAGTGAGAGCTGGAAAAGGCTCAGCGTAGCTGAAAAGGCATACTATCTTGAAAAGGCCAAGTCCGAGAAAGAGGGCATAGACACA ATGTCTCTCAGCCCCTCCAAAGATCTCCCAGGCTTTCGCAAAATCCTCCCCAGAGCCAGTTACTTTCTCTTGGCCAAAGGGTGCTCTTCCAGTCAACAGCCTGGAGGGTCTCAGCCAGAGGTGAACATGGACTCTCTGGACTCTCCTCTGGACGGGATCTTGCCCTTTACCTCTATTAGCCAGGAGCCCCAGTTCACAGCTCTCGGGTTGACTGAAGAGGATGAACCTTCCAATCACACGATTGTTGCAGATGACATAGAAGAGGACACGGCCGTTGTTACTAATCCAACAGCTCCTCAACAAATcccatcctcctcatcctcttctatCTCATCCAAAGCATCTGTCTCGCAGGGTGCTGCTGGCTGTGGTTTTGGTGGGGCGATGGTGCAGCAGATACAGGGGGAATCTACACAAATGGTTGCATTCATACCCAACCAG AACATGCTGGACCCTAAGTCTTTGGCAACTGTTGGCTCTGTGGGTCCCATGATGATGGTCTCTGTTGGAGCCAGCATAGAAAAGAGTGCCAAACCTTCATATAAAATG GGTGTGAAGACTTACACCAGGCGAGGTCGAGGGAGGTGTCTAAATCCTGGGTGTTCATTTGTGTATGTCACACGCCACAAGCCACCAACATGCCCTGAATGTGGCAGCCACCTTGGCGGAAAATGGATACCAGCT CAAGCTAAGAAGACACAAGAGAAAGAAGCTGTGTCAAAGCTGTTGCCACAGAAAGCTGACGGCTGCAACCCCACACCTCAGCCTGCTAAGATGGGCAATTCAgatgtcagtaaaaaaaacaacactgggAGTAAAAGAGAAGGTCGAGTTCAGCGCTGCTCCAGAAAGCAGCATGCGGTTTCAGCCGGAgagccactagagggcagcagcaccAAGGGCCAGGAACAAACTAA TAGAGAACTGAAAGACCATATTAAAGGAACAGTAATCCAAAGTCAAGACAGAAGCGACGCCGCTGTTCAGAAGAGGCCGGTCAGACCGATCCTCCCCGCCTATAACACAG GCCGTACTTTGTTCCAGATCATAACCGTCCCACCTGATAAAGGAAAACTTCTCAGtacaaacaacaataaatcaCCTACTG CGTCTCGAGAGACTTTCTCAGGGCTCAAACCAAACACTTTAAAGCAGCTCGGCCAGACTGTCCCATCAACTGCAGCCAAGCAG GAATCTTCTCTCCCACTAGATGGTGGCCAATCTGTGTCTCTATTGGCAGATAAGAGAGTTAATATCCTCTCAGTCGTGCCATTTAAACAACACACCATCTCCAGCTTT GACCTGGGACTGTCCACAGCACGAGGAAGAGGTCGATGTAAGAATCCTACTTGTGATTACATGTATAAGAACAGACACAAACCTGCAGTGTGTCCTAAATGTGGCTGTGAGCTCACCCAGAAGAACACCaaaggaaaaaag tgtgGGACCTTGCTCGATCCATACCAGCCCCTGAGTCCTTCTCAGAAGGACATCCAGCGCCAAAATACGGTGCAGTTACTGCAGCGCTCCCTGCAGATCCCAGAGAACGAGACAGAGCTTCAAGAAACTATGAATCTCATCCAGGAGCTTAATAGTCTCCAGATAGTCCTTGTCCAACCAGACAACCAGGAGCTGGGAAGCAGTGTAGAGACGGAGACGCTGGTGGAGTCTGGTTGGCCTCAGTTCTATGAATCAGCAGCCACTCACTGTGGCCTGTGTAGCTACCCGCTCTTCAAAGGAGATCAGAG TTCTGTTGCAGGACAAGAGGTCTGCTGGCTGCTTACTGAGACTCTGTTCCAGACAGCCAGCCTCCAGCTCAAGGTGTGTCTCAACGTTATGTGTCTGGTTCTTCACAGCTTCACTGACCTGCATCCAG GTTTGTTCAACATTGGGAACAGACTGCTGGTTAGTATCGATCTGTTCCTAAACATCAGGGCGAGTGTCAAATTGGGCAAACCCCCGCCGGAGGCAGCTAGGACCTTACTCGACCACAACCCAAATCATCCGG TCCACACTCTGAGTGCAGAGGAGTTTTCACAAATTCAGGAGCTTCTCCTGAGTGGATACTGGGCCTTTGAGTGTCTGACAGTGCGGGATTACAACGATATGATCTGCGGCGTTTGTGGTGTTGCTCCCAAACTTGAGATTGCTAAGCGATACACAAACAACGTTCTGGAGCTGAAGAATGTGGAG TTCACCTGGCCTGAGTATTCAGTCTCAGATGAGGTACACGTGGATGACTTCTGGCTGACCATGGAATGCGAGGCCATTGAGCAGGCAGCTTTTCCTGCTGACATCCCCATCACACGTGTCGATGCTTCTATCATTGCTCCCTTCATTCCCCCCCTGATGAGAAGTGCTACTGTTATCAACACAGAAAAGGACAAGGTGAAGGCACCTGCACAGCAGCCATCAG GAGATCCATCAGCTCTGGTGCGTCTCATTCATGATGGTCACTTGAGCCTCGACAAGATTGAAGATCACAGTGAGGACGAGCTGAGAACAATGCTGGACTGCTGCGGGGCCAGCATAGCCCCAAGCTCCTCCaag AATGAGCTGCTTGCCTCCCTCATCTCCTTGTACACACTTGTTCACAGTGGCCTCCCAACAGCCTCACAGCCCCCTCCTCACCTCACCGCAGGCAAGCTGTCTAAGGTCTGCCCCCACAAG GTGGTGTGCGGCTCTAAGTACTTGGTGAGAGGAGAGTCAGCCCGAGACCACGTAGACCTGCTACTATCCTCTCGCTACTGGCCCCCTGTGTATGTGAGTGACTGTGCGCGTCAGGTGGCGCTCTGTGCTGACATGCAGTACCCAGAACTGGCAACCCAGATGTGGGGTAGGAACCAAGGCTGCTTCTCCGACCCTTTTGAAAAGCCAGAG TTTGTCTCCTGTGCTGAGCTACAAGAACAGTCGTACAGCCCTGACCTGTCGTTGGTGGCAGAGAACCAGAACGTCCACCCTATCACCAAATCATCATGCAGCTGGTTGGTTCACCCTCCTGGGGCGGCTGAGGAGACTGAAAAGCACCACTCTATGGTCCTCTGCAGAGATCTGGAGCCCTACATCAGCATGGTGCATGAgctggagaaagaaaaggaggaggaggaggatggagcagaaagtaaagaagagaaagacatgAAAGAGAATGACTAcgaggagaaaacagaggagTGTTCCTCGGTAAGTAATGAATGGCAGCAGCCCGTGGTTTTCAACAACACAGCTTACTACTACCTTTACAACCGCCTGGTGGATTTCCTCACCAGCAGGGACATTGTGAGTCAGCAGATCAACCACGTGGTGAAGGCCTGTCAGCCTGGGGAGGTGGTGATCAGGGACGCTCTGTACCGACTGGGAGTGGCACAGATCAacacagaaaaggaggaggatgaaggaagtgggatggatggacagacacAGCAGGCAGGGACAGAGATATGTGAGGGCGTGCTtcctgaataa
- the hmgxb3 gene encoding HMG domain-containing protein 3 isoform X2 codes for MLALGLLKVMEKVEVIEVMKVTEEVESCYSQMEMTTLKKRKNKGQEDTSDKPKKPRTAYLLYYFDVHQIMQQEIPNLPQSEINKRISESWKRLSVAEKAYYLEKAKSEKEGIDTMSLSPSKDLPGFRKILPRASYFLLAKGCSSSQQPGGSQPEVNMDSLDSPLDGILPFTSISQEPQFTALGLTEEDEPSNHTIVADDIEEDTAVVTNPTAPQQIPSSSSSSISSKASVSQGAAGCGFGGAMVQQIQGESTQMVAFIPNQNMLDPKSLATVGSVGPMMMVSVGASIEKSAKPSYKMGVKTYTRRGRGRCLNPGCSFVYVTRHKPPTCPECGSHLGGKWIPAQAKKTQEKEAVSKLLPQKADGCNPTPQPAKMGNSDVSKKNNTGSKREGRVQRCSRKQHAVSAGEPLEGSSTKGQEQTKELKDHIKGTVIQSQDRSDAAVQKRPVRPILPAYNTGRTLFQIITVPPDKGKLLSTNNNKSPTASRETFSGLKPNTLKQLGQTVPSTAAKQESSLPLDGGQSVSLLADKRVNILSVVPFKQHTISSFDLGLSTARGRGRCKNPTCDYMYKNRHKPAVCPKCGCELTQKNTKGKKCGTLLDPYQPLSPSQKDIQRQNTVQLLQRSLQIPENETELQETMNLIQELNSLQIVLVQPDNQELGSSVETETLVESGWPQFYESAATHCGLCSYPLFKGDQSSVAGQEVCWLLTETLFQTASLQLKVCLNVMCLVLHSFTDLHPGLFNIGNRLLVSIDLFLNIRASVKLGKPPPEAARTLLDHNPNHPVHTLSAEEFSQIQELLLSGYWAFECLTVRDYNDMICGVCGVAPKLEIAKRYTNNVLELKNVEFTWPEYSVSDEVHVDDFWLTMECEAIEQAAFPADIPITRVDASIIAPFIPPLMRSATVINTEKDKVKAPAQQPSGDPSALVRLIHDGHLSLDKIEDHSEDELRTMLDCCGASIAPSSSKNELLASLISLYTLVHSGLPTASQPPPHLTAGKLSKVCPHKVVCGSKYLVRGESARDHVDLLLSSRYWPPVYVSDCARQVALCADMQYPELATQMWGRNQGCFSDPFEKPEFVSCAELQEQSYSPDLSLVAENQNVHPITKSSCSWLVHPPGAAEETEKHHSMVLCRDLEPYISMVHELEKEKEEEEDGAESKEEKDMKENDYEEKTEECSSVSNEWQQPVVFNNTAYYYLYNRLVDFLTSRDIVSQQINHVVKACQPGEVVIRDALYRLGVAQINTEKEEDEGSGMDGQTQQAGTEICEGVLPE; via the exons ATGTTGGCCCTAGGTCTTTTGAAAGTCATGGAGAAAGTGGAGGTGATTGAGGTCATGAAAGTGACCGAGGAAGTGGAGAGCTGCTACAGCCAAATGGAGATGACGAccctcaaaaaaagaaaaaacaaaggtcAAGAAGACACTTCTGACAAACCAAAAAAGCCCAG GACTGCATATCTGCTCTACTACTTTGATGTTCACCAAATTATGCAACAGGAAATACCAAATCTGCCACAGTCAGAGATCAACAAACGCATCAGTGAGAGCTGGAAAAGGCTCAGCGTAGCTGAAAAGGCATACTATCTTGAAAAGGCCAAGTCCGAGAAAGAGGGCATAGACACA ATGTCTCTCAGCCCCTCCAAAGATCTCCCAGGCTTTCGCAAAATCCTCCCCAGAGCCAGTTACTTTCTCTTGGCCAAAGGGTGCTCTTCCAGTCAACAGCCTGGAGGGTCTCAGCCAGAGGTGAACATGGACTCTCTGGACTCTCCTCTGGACGGGATCTTGCCCTTTACCTCTATTAGCCAGGAGCCCCAGTTCACAGCTCTCGGGTTGACTGAAGAGGATGAACCTTCCAATCACACGATTGTTGCAGATGACATAGAAGAGGACACGGCCGTTGTTACTAATCCAACAGCTCCTCAACAAATcccatcctcctcatcctcttctatCTCATCCAAAGCATCTGTCTCGCAGGGTGCTGCTGGCTGTGGTTTTGGTGGGGCGATGGTGCAGCAGATACAGGGGGAATCTACACAAATGGTTGCATTCATACCCAACCAG AACATGCTGGACCCTAAGTCTTTGGCAACTGTTGGCTCTGTGGGTCCCATGATGATGGTCTCTGTTGGAGCCAGCATAGAAAAGAGTGCCAAACCTTCATATAAAATG GGTGTGAAGACTTACACCAGGCGAGGTCGAGGGAGGTGTCTAAATCCTGGGTGTTCATTTGTGTATGTCACACGCCACAAGCCACCAACATGCCCTGAATGTGGCAGCCACCTTGGCGGAAAATGGATACCAGCT CAAGCTAAGAAGACACAAGAGAAAGAAGCTGTGTCAAAGCTGTTGCCACAGAAAGCTGACGGCTGCAACCCCACACCTCAGCCTGCTAAGATGGGCAATTCAgatgtcagtaaaaaaaacaacactgggAGTAAAAGAGAAGGTCGAGTTCAGCGCTGCTCCAGAAAGCAGCATGCGGTTTCAGCCGGAgagccactagagggcagcagcaccAAGGGCCAGGAACAAACTAA AGAACTGAAAGACCATATTAAAGGAACAGTAATCCAAAGTCAAGACAGAAGCGACGCCGCTGTTCAGAAGAGGCCGGTCAGACCGATCCTCCCCGCCTATAACACAG GCCGTACTTTGTTCCAGATCATAACCGTCCCACCTGATAAAGGAAAACTTCTCAGtacaaacaacaataaatcaCCTACTG CGTCTCGAGAGACTTTCTCAGGGCTCAAACCAAACACTTTAAAGCAGCTCGGCCAGACTGTCCCATCAACTGCAGCCAAGCAG GAATCTTCTCTCCCACTAGATGGTGGCCAATCTGTGTCTCTATTGGCAGATAAGAGAGTTAATATCCTCTCAGTCGTGCCATTTAAACAACACACCATCTCCAGCTTT GACCTGGGACTGTCCACAGCACGAGGAAGAGGTCGATGTAAGAATCCTACTTGTGATTACATGTATAAGAACAGACACAAACCTGCAGTGTGTCCTAAATGTGGCTGTGAGCTCACCCAGAAGAACACCaaaggaaaaaag tgtgGGACCTTGCTCGATCCATACCAGCCCCTGAGTCCTTCTCAGAAGGACATCCAGCGCCAAAATACGGTGCAGTTACTGCAGCGCTCCCTGCAGATCCCAGAGAACGAGACAGAGCTTCAAGAAACTATGAATCTCATCCAGGAGCTTAATAGTCTCCAGATAGTCCTTGTCCAACCAGACAACCAGGAGCTGGGAAGCAGTGTAGAGACGGAGACGCTGGTGGAGTCTGGTTGGCCTCAGTTCTATGAATCAGCAGCCACTCACTGTGGCCTGTGTAGCTACCCGCTCTTCAAAGGAGATCAGAG TTCTGTTGCAGGACAAGAGGTCTGCTGGCTGCTTACTGAGACTCTGTTCCAGACAGCCAGCCTCCAGCTCAAGGTGTGTCTCAACGTTATGTGTCTGGTTCTTCACAGCTTCACTGACCTGCATCCAG GTTTGTTCAACATTGGGAACAGACTGCTGGTTAGTATCGATCTGTTCCTAAACATCAGGGCGAGTGTCAAATTGGGCAAACCCCCGCCGGAGGCAGCTAGGACCTTACTCGACCACAACCCAAATCATCCGG TCCACACTCTGAGTGCAGAGGAGTTTTCACAAATTCAGGAGCTTCTCCTGAGTGGATACTGGGCCTTTGAGTGTCTGACAGTGCGGGATTACAACGATATGATCTGCGGCGTTTGTGGTGTTGCTCCCAAACTTGAGATTGCTAAGCGATACACAAACAACGTTCTGGAGCTGAAGAATGTGGAG TTCACCTGGCCTGAGTATTCAGTCTCAGATGAGGTACACGTGGATGACTTCTGGCTGACCATGGAATGCGAGGCCATTGAGCAGGCAGCTTTTCCTGCTGACATCCCCATCACACGTGTCGATGCTTCTATCATTGCTCCCTTCATTCCCCCCCTGATGAGAAGTGCTACTGTTATCAACACAGAAAAGGACAAGGTGAAGGCACCTGCACAGCAGCCATCAG GAGATCCATCAGCTCTGGTGCGTCTCATTCATGATGGTCACTTGAGCCTCGACAAGATTGAAGATCACAGTGAGGACGAGCTGAGAACAATGCTGGACTGCTGCGGGGCCAGCATAGCCCCAAGCTCCTCCaag AATGAGCTGCTTGCCTCCCTCATCTCCTTGTACACACTTGTTCACAGTGGCCTCCCAACAGCCTCACAGCCCCCTCCTCACCTCACCGCAGGCAAGCTGTCTAAGGTCTGCCCCCACAAG GTGGTGTGCGGCTCTAAGTACTTGGTGAGAGGAGAGTCAGCCCGAGACCACGTAGACCTGCTACTATCCTCTCGCTACTGGCCCCCTGTGTATGTGAGTGACTGTGCGCGTCAGGTGGCGCTCTGTGCTGACATGCAGTACCCAGAACTGGCAACCCAGATGTGGGGTAGGAACCAAGGCTGCTTCTCCGACCCTTTTGAAAAGCCAGAG TTTGTCTCCTGTGCTGAGCTACAAGAACAGTCGTACAGCCCTGACCTGTCGTTGGTGGCAGAGAACCAGAACGTCCACCCTATCACCAAATCATCATGCAGCTGGTTGGTTCACCCTCCTGGGGCGGCTGAGGAGACTGAAAAGCACCACTCTATGGTCCTCTGCAGAGATCTGGAGCCCTACATCAGCATGGTGCATGAgctggagaaagaaaaggaggaggaggaggatggagcagaaagtaaagaagagaaagacatgAAAGAGAATGACTAcgaggagaaaacagaggagTGTTCCTCGGTAAGTAATGAATGGCAGCAGCCCGTGGTTTTCAACAACACAGCTTACTACTACCTTTACAACCGCCTGGTGGATTTCCTCACCAGCAGGGACATTGTGAGTCAGCAGATCAACCACGTGGTGAAGGCCTGTCAGCCTGGGGAGGTGGTGATCAGGGACGCTCTGTACCGACTGGGAGTGGCACAGATCAacacagaaaaggaggaggatgaaggaagtgggatggatggacagacacAGCAGGCAGGGACAGAGATATGTGAGGGCGTGCTtcctgaataa